Within the Solwaraspora sp. WMMA2056 genome, the region AAGTCCGGCTCGTCGAACTCGTCGTCGGGCCAGTCGAAGAGCGCGGCGATCGGTTCGAGGGCCAGCGGCACCGGCAGGTCCGCGCGGGCGCGGGCCACGTTCGCCACCACCGCGTCGAGGGCGGCCCGGGTCCGTGGCAACGGCAGCAGATGACCGGCCTCGACGCCGCCGGCCCGGACGAACGCGATGTGCTCGCTGACCAGCGGGGCGTCCAGCAGCTGCGCGACCCGGGCCAGCCGGGTGACCCGGGCCGCCTCGACCGGCTCGGCGCCACCGAGGGAGAGCCGTACACCGTGCGCGACGACCGCCACGCCACGTGCGCGCAGCGCGGCCAGCTGCGGGTCGAGCGGCCGGTCCGGGTCGACCGACTCGGCGATCACCTCGGTGAACCGCAGCCCGGGCAGCGCCGCCACGACGCCAGCGATCTCGGTATGCCAGCCGATGCCGACGCCGTACGGACCGGTCATCCGCCGCACCCGCCGCAGCCGCCACCGTCGCCCCCACCACCGTCGCCACTGCCGCCGCCGTCGCCCCCACCGGAGTTGGTGGCGTTGCGCTCGATCTCGGCGGTCTGGGCGAAGT harbors:
- a CDS encoding DUF692 domain-containing protein translates to MTGPYGVGIGWHTEIAGVVAALPGLRFTEVIAESVDPDRPLDPQLAALRARGVAVVAHGVRLSLGGAEPVEAARVTRLARVAQLLDAPLVSEHIAFVRAGGVEAGHLLPLPRTRAALDAVVANVARARADLPVPLALEPIAALFDWPDDEFDEPDFVTEILERCDALLLLDVANVYANARNRGQDPVAVLERMPLERIAYLHVAGGAVDHDGIYHDTHTDAVPAEVLGLLADLSARRRPPAVLLERDGHYPPAAQLHAELDAIAVAAGLEPVT